A stretch of the Actinoalloteichus fjordicus genome encodes the following:
- the ehuC gene encoding ectoine/hydroxyectoine ABC transporter permease subunit EhuC: MSPGLWQYMIEGLVVTLQLTVFGALLGLVFAFAAGLARVSRKKFLRALGFLYTETFRGMSALIVLFWLIFVMPRFGYQLAPLFAGVLALALNIGAYGAEVVRGAIRAIPQSQLEAATALNFTPWQRTRKVVLPQAIVAMIPAFSNNLIELLKASALVSIVYLSDLTFGAQLVRASTQNTAGVFGGLLVAYGVIALIFTVLMRFLERRAAASLGRTVPPGMIARIFRRTEASA, translated from the coding sequence TTGTCTCCGGGACTCTGGCAATACATGATCGAGGGGCTGGTGGTCACCCTCCAGCTCACGGTCTTCGGTGCCCTGCTCGGCCTCGTCTTCGCGTTCGCCGCCGGGCTCGCTCGGGTGAGCAGGAAGAAGTTCCTCCGCGCGCTGGGTTTCCTCTACACCGAGACCTTCCGCGGGATGTCGGCCCTGATCGTGTTGTTCTGGCTGATCTTCGTGATGCCTCGGTTCGGCTACCAGCTGGCACCGTTGTTCGCAGGCGTCCTCGCCCTGGCACTGAACATCGGCGCCTACGGCGCTGAGGTGGTGCGCGGTGCGATCCGCGCGATCCCGCAGAGCCAGCTCGAGGCCGCCACGGCCCTGAACTTCACCCCGTGGCAGCGGACCCGCAAGGTCGTGCTGCCGCAGGCGATCGTCGCGATGATCCCCGCCTTCAGCAACAACCTCATCGAACTGCTCAAGGCCAGCGCGCTGGTGTCGATCGTCTACCTCTCCGACCTGACCTTCGGCGCGCAGCTCGTCCGGGCCTCGACGCAGAACACCGCAGGCGTGTTCGGCGGCCTGCTGGTCGCCTACGGGGTCATCGCGTTGATCTTCACCGTGTTGATGCGCTTTCTGGAACGACGGGCCGCCGCATCGCTCGGCCGGACGGTTCCGCCCGGCATGATCGCCCGCATCTTCCGCAGGACGGAGGCCTCGGCATGA
- the ehuB gene encoding ectoine/hydroxyectoine ABC transporter substrate-binding protein EhuB produces the protein MLAANVTRRNFIRGATGGLLAVGLGVGVAGCSSIDLSTAGGGGDLLDQLRDRGNVRMGFANETPFAYIDSEGDLTGQAAEVGKEIFRRLGVDSFVPKLADFSSLIPGLNAGLFDVISAGMYITPARCEQILFTNPDYNAPYAFLVPEGNPLGLTTLEDVVANPDVVLGVIVGGVEESVATGVGVPSDQIVVFPDQVSGIDGVAAGRADAFLLSTLSLRSALGGRPDSGLELSEPPFIPTVDGVDQNGAGGFGFRLGEANIVESFNSELATLKSEGLLLPIVEPFGFTEDEMTDLTAEELCQAPLA, from the coding sequence GTGCTAGCTGCGAACGTCACCCGACGAAACTTCATACGAGGTGCCACCGGCGGCCTTCTGGCGGTCGGGCTCGGCGTCGGCGTCGCCGGGTGCAGCTCGATCGACCTCTCCACTGCGGGCGGTGGTGGCGATCTGCTCGATCAGTTGCGTGATCGCGGCAACGTCCGGATGGGATTCGCCAACGAGACGCCCTTCGCCTACATCGATTCCGAGGGCGACCTGACCGGTCAGGCCGCCGAGGTCGGCAAGGAGATCTTCCGTCGACTCGGGGTCGACAGCTTCGTTCCGAAGCTCGCCGACTTCAGTTCGCTGATTCCCGGCCTCAACGCCGGGCTGTTCGACGTCATCTCCGCAGGCATGTACATCACGCCCGCCCGCTGTGAACAGATCTTGTTCACCAACCCCGACTACAACGCGCCTTACGCCTTCCTGGTCCCCGAGGGCAATCCCTTGGGCCTCACCACGCTGGAGGACGTCGTGGCCAATCCCGACGTCGTGCTCGGCGTGATCGTCGGCGGCGTGGAGGAGTCGGTCGCCACCGGCGTGGGCGTCCCCTCGGATCAGATCGTGGTCTTCCCCGATCAGGTCTCCGGCATCGACGGCGTCGCCGCCGGGCGGGCCGACGCCTTCCTTCTCTCCACCCTCTCGTTGCGCTCGGCGTTGGGCGGCAGACCCGACTCCGGGCTGGAGCTGTCCGAGCCGCCCTTCATTCCGACGGTCGACGGCGTCGACCAGAACGGTGCGGGCGGGTTCGGCTTCCGGCTGGGCGAGGCGAACATCGTCGAGTCCTTCAACAGTGAGCTGGCGACCCTCAAGAGCGAGGGTCTGCTCCTGCCGATCGTGGAGCCCTTCGGCTTCACCGAGGACGAGATGACGGACCTGACCGCCGAAGAACTGTGCCAGGCACCGTTGGCCTGA
- a CDS encoding SigE family RNA polymerase sigma factor, with product MRRPEAEFEDFVRSRSTALLRTAYLLCGGDRGAAEDLLQDVLERMFVRWSRVTGSPEAYARAALANTAANRWRRLSRRVAEVPLSERADEDEHAGADETVSDRDAVLQALRELPPRMRAVIVLRYFEDLTEAETARALGCAVGTVKSQTSLGLTRLRRVYAENDREENDPHENDAESLRATPLRGAFR from the coding sequence GTGAGACGACCCGAGGCGGAGTTCGAGGACTTCGTCAGGAGCAGATCGACCGCCCTGTTACGCACGGCATACCTGCTGTGCGGCGGTGACCGGGGCGCCGCCGAGGACCTCCTCCAGGACGTGTTGGAACGCATGTTTGTGCGCTGGTCACGGGTCACGGGCTCGCCGGAGGCCTACGCCAGGGCGGCTCTGGCCAACACCGCCGCCAACCGCTGGCGGCGGCTGTCCCGACGGGTCGCGGAGGTGCCCCTGTCGGAACGCGCCGATGAGGACGAGCACGCCGGGGCCGACGAGACGGTGTCCGACCGAGACGCGGTCTTGCAGGCGCTGCGGGAGCTGCCGCCGAGGATGCGTGCGGTGATCGTCCTGCGGTATTTCGAGGACCTCACCGAGGCCGAGACGGCCCGTGCGCTGGGCTGCGCGGTCGGAACGGTGAAGAGCCAGACCTCGCTCGGGTTGACGAGGCTGCGGCGGGTCTACGCCGAGAACGACCGGGAAGAGAACGACCCGCACGAGAACGACGCGGAATCACTGCGAGCGACACCGTTGAGGGGGGCATTCCGATGA
- a CDS encoding cob(I)yrinic acid a,c-diamide adenosyltransferase, producing the protein MSVHLTKIYTRTGDGGMTRLGDASQVHKTDVRLAAYADVDEANSAIGVALALGSPSESVVAVLRQVQNDLFDVGADLCAPIVPDPKYPPLRITQAYIDRLEGWCDEFNADLPKLDSFILPGGTPAAALLHVARTVTRRAERTTWALLASDAAEQTNALTAKYLNRLSDLLFILCRVANPDGDVKWKPGGDQ; encoded by the coding sequence ATGTCGGTGCACCTGACCAAGATCTACACGCGAACGGGCGATGGCGGTATGACTCGCCTGGGCGATGCCTCCCAGGTGCACAAGACCGACGTGCGGCTGGCCGCCTACGCCGACGTCGACGAGGCGAACTCCGCCATCGGCGTGGCGTTGGCGCTGGGCAGTCCGAGCGAGTCGGTGGTGGCGGTGCTCCGCCAGGTCCAGAACGACCTGTTCGACGTCGGAGCCGACCTCTGCGCGCCGATCGTGCCCGATCCGAAGTATCCCCCGCTGCGGATCACGCAGGCCTACATCGATCGGCTGGAGGGCTGGTGCGACGAGTTCAACGCGGACCTGCCCAAGCTCGACTCCTTCATCCTGCCCGGCGGCACCCCGGCGGCGGCCCTGCTGCACGTGGCCCGCACCGTGACCCGGCGGGCGGAGCGCACGACCTGGGCACTGCTCGCGAGTGATGCGGCCGAGCAGACCAACGCCCTCACCGCCAAGTACCTGAACCGCCTCTCGGACCTGCTGTTCATCCTCTGTCGGGTGGCCAACCCCGACGGCGACGTGAAGTGGAAGCCGGGCGGCGACCAGTAA
- a CDS encoding DUF2550 domain-containing protein produces MWVVEAVGVGLFAAALVLGLLVLRRIRLLRRAGGIDVALRTRLEDSPRGWHLGVGHYRGDDFLWFRVLSLRSGPDQVVQRTGLEISSRRAPSAPEAYAMPVGSTVLRCAGNEREIELAMTQDALTGFLSWLESAPPGHSVPWAS; encoded by the coding sequence GTGTGGGTCGTCGAGGCCGTCGGAGTGGGCCTGTTCGCTGCCGCACTGGTACTGGGCTTACTCGTGCTCCGCAGAATCAGACTGCTGCGGCGCGCGGGCGGGATCGACGTGGCGTTGCGGACGCGCCTGGAGGACAGCCCTCGGGGCTGGCACCTCGGGGTGGGCCACTATCGCGGTGACGACTTCCTCTGGTTCCGGGTTCTGAGCCTGCGCTCCGGCCCGGACCAGGTGGTCCAGCGCACCGGCCTGGAGATCTCCAGCCGCCGGGCGCCCTCCGCGCCGGAGGCCTACGCGATGCCCGTCGGCTCGACGGTGCTGCGGTGTGCGGGCAACGAGCGCGAGATCGAACTGGCCATGACGCAGGACGCGTTGACCGGATTCCTGTCCTGGCTGGAGTCGGCGCCGCCCGGCCACAGCGTCCCCTGGGCTTCCTGA
- the murA gene encoding UDP-N-acetylglucosamine 1-carboxyvinyltransferase, with protein sequence MSEHFQVRGGARLVGRVDVVGAKNSVLKLMAAALLAEGTTTITNCPEILDVPLMADVLRGLGCEVSIEGDTVSITTPAEPSHRADFASMSKLRASVCVLGPLVGRCRRAVVALPGGDAIGSRPLDMHQNGLRQLGATSEIEHGCVVAEAEGLHGAQIWLDFPSVGATENILMAAVLADGTTVIDNAAREPDIVDLCLMLQQMGAKIEGAGTSTLTVHGVSALQPTEHRVIGDRIVGATWAIAAVATCGDVDVHGVNPQHLELVLDKLRTAGAEVTTRTDGFRVVMATRPQSVDFVTLPYPGFPTDLQPMAIVLSAVSEGTSMITENVFEARFRFVEEMVRLGADARTDGHHAVVRGVERLSSAPVWASDIRAGAGLVLAGLCADGVTEVWDVFHIDRGYPRFVENLVALGASVERVSAPPER encoded by the coding sequence GTGAGCGAGCACTTCCAGGTCCGGGGCGGTGCCCGGCTAGTCGGCAGGGTCGACGTCGTCGGAGCCAAGAACAGCGTGTTGAAGCTGATGGCGGCTGCGCTGTTGGCCGAGGGCACCACGACCATCACCAACTGTCCCGAGATCCTGGACGTCCCCCTGATGGCGGATGTGCTCCGGGGGCTGGGCTGTGAGGTGTCCATCGAGGGCGACACGGTGTCCATCACCACCCCCGCCGAGCCGAGCCATCGAGCCGACTTCGCGTCGATGAGCAAGCTGCGGGCATCGGTGTGCGTCCTGGGGCCGCTGGTCGGGCGGTGCAGGCGTGCCGTGGTGGCGCTGCCGGGCGGGGACGCGATCGGATCGCGCCCGCTCGACATGCATCAGAACGGCCTGCGTCAGCTCGGCGCCACCAGCGAGATCGAGCACGGTTGTGTGGTGGCCGAGGCCGAGGGCCTGCACGGGGCGCAGATCTGGCTGGACTTCCCGAGCGTGGGCGCCACCGAGAACATCCTGATGGCTGCGGTGCTGGCCGACGGGACGACGGTGATCGACAACGCCGCCAGGGAACCGGACATCGTCGACCTCTGCCTGATGCTCCAGCAGATGGGCGCCAAGATCGAGGGTGCGGGCACCTCGACGCTGACCGTGCACGGCGTCAGTGCGTTGCAGCCCACCGAGCACCGGGTCATCGGCGACCGCATCGTGGGAGCGACCTGGGCCATCGCCGCCGTCGCCACCTGCGGTGACGTCGACGTGCACGGGGTGAACCCGCAGCATCTCGAACTGGTGCTGGACAAGCTGCGCACGGCGGGCGCCGAGGTGACGACCAGGACCGACGGCTTCCGGGTGGTCATGGCCACCCGGCCGCAGTCGGTGGACTTCGTGACGCTGCCCTATCCCGGCTTCCCCACCGACCTCCAGCCGATGGCCATCGTGTTGTCTGCGGTCTCCGAGGGCACCTCGATGATCACCGAGAACGTCTTCGAGGCCCGGTTCCGGTTCGTCGAAGAGATGGTCCGGCTCGGGGCAGACGCGCGGACCGACGGCCATCACGCGGTCGTGCGGGGCGTCGAACGCCTCTCCAGCGCTCCGGTATGGGCCTCGGACATCCGGGCCGGGGCAGGCCTGGTGCTCGCCGGACTGTGCGCCGACGGCGTCACCGAGGTCTGGGACGTCTTCCACATCGACCGGGGCTACCCGAGGTTCGTCGAGAACCTCGTCGCGCTGGGCGCCTCGGTGGAACGAGTGTCGGCCCCGCCGGAGCGCTGA
- the ehuA gene encoding ectoine/hydroxyectoine ABC transporter ATP-binding protein EhuA: MTEATSAVAEKGPKQADFIRFDDISKRFGKNVVLDDLSFSVGAGERVTLIGPSGSGKTTILRMLMTLLKPDSGTIKVGEDYLFHEERNGSLAPASEAHIRKVRGRITMVFQQYNLFPNMRVLRNVTEAPVHVLGKSKDEAEERARELLDMVGLGDKVSAYPSQLSGGQQQRVAIARALAMDPDILLLDEVTSALDPELAAEVLDVLRDVARSSDITMLCVTHAMKFARDVSNRVLMFDAGRIIEAAPPAEIFDEPKQERTQKFLQSVLAES, translated from the coding sequence ATGACCGAGGCGACCAGCGCCGTGGCCGAGAAGGGCCCGAAGCAGGCCGACTTCATCCGGTTCGACGACATCAGCAAGCGCTTCGGCAAGAACGTGGTGCTCGACGACCTCTCGTTCTCCGTGGGAGCGGGCGAGCGGGTCACGCTGATCGGGCCGAGCGGATCGGGCAAGACGACGATCCTGCGGATGTTGATGACCCTGCTCAAGCCGGACAGCGGCACCATCAAGGTCGGCGAGGACTACCTCTTCCACGAGGAGCGCAACGGCAGCCTCGCCCCGGCGAGCGAGGCGCACATCCGCAAGGTGCGCGGCCGGATCACCATGGTGTTCCAGCAGTACAACCTGTTTCCGAACATGCGGGTGCTGCGCAACGTCACCGAGGCTCCGGTGCACGTCCTGGGCAAGTCCAAGGACGAGGCCGAGGAGCGGGCCAGGGAACTGCTGGACATGGTGGGGCTGGGCGACAAGGTCTCCGCCTACCCCTCGCAGCTCTCCGGCGGGCAGCAGCAGCGGGTGGCCATCGCCCGTGCGCTGGCGATGGACCCGGACATCCTGCTGCTGGACGAGGTCACCTCGGCGCTGGACCCGGAGCTGGCGGCCGAGGTGCTGGACGTGCTGCGTGACGTCGCCAGGTCCAGCGACATCACCATGCTGTGCGTGACGCACGCGATGAAGTTCGCCAGGGACGTCTCCAACCGCGTGCTGATGTTCGACGCGGGCCGGATCATCGAAGCGGCGCCGCCTGCCGAGATCTTCGACGAGCCCAAGCAGGAGCGGACCCAGAAGTTCCTCCAGTCGGTGCTCGCCGAGAGCTGA
- the nucS gene encoding endonuclease NucS, protein MRLVIARCQVDYVGRLTAHLPMANRLLLIKADGSVSVHSDDRAYKPLNWMSPPCWLIEDPDIWTVQNKAGERVVITIDEVLHDSRHELGVEPGLVKDGVEAHLQELLAEHVATLGDGWTLVRREFPTAIGPVDLMCRDAGGASVAVEIKRRGEIDGVEQLTRYLELLNRDPLLAPVRGIFAAQQIRPQARTLAEDRGIRCVVLDYDALRGIEPDEFRLF, encoded by the coding sequence GTGCGTCTCGTCATCGCTCGCTGTCAGGTCGACTACGTCGGCAGGCTCACCGCCCATCTTCCGATGGCCAATCGGCTGCTTCTGATCAAGGCAGACGGGTCGGTGTCGGTGCACTCCGACGACCGGGCCTACAAGCCGCTCAACTGGATGAGTCCGCCCTGCTGGCTGATCGAGGACCCGGACATCTGGACCGTGCAGAACAAGGCGGGCGAGCGGGTCGTGATCACCATCGACGAGGTGCTGCACGACAGCAGGCACGAACTGGGCGTCGAACCGGGGCTGGTCAAGGACGGCGTGGAGGCCCACCTCCAGGAGTTGCTGGCCGAGCACGTCGCCACCCTGGGCGACGGCTGGACCCTGGTGCGTCGGGAGTTCCCGACGGCGATCGGTCCCGTCGACCTGATGTGCCGCGACGCGGGCGGCGCCTCGGTGGCCGTCGAGATCAAGCGGCGGGGCGAGATCGACGGCGTCGAACAGCTCACGCGCTACCTCGAACTGCTCAATCGCGACCCACTGCTCGCCCCGGTGCGGGGCATCTTCGCGGCGCAGCAGATCCGGCCACAGGCCAGGACGCTGGCCGAGGACCGAGGCATTCGTTGCGTCGTCCTGGACTACGACGCCCTGCGGGGCATCGAGCCGGACGAGTTCCGCCTCTTCTGA
- a CDS encoding NUDIX domain-containing protein has product METVSSRQVYANPWMTVREDAIRRQDGSAGTYGVVDKPNYALIIPADGDRLHLVEQFRYPLGLRRWEFPQGTAPDRAVVEQAVLAERELREETGLRAASMVEIGLLDVAPGHSSQRGRVYLATELTEGEAQREHEEQDMRGGWFTRTEFEQMIAEGLITDAQSIAAYALLLLHDRRAGVMPASSDGLPVSRTDRPE; this is encoded by the coding sequence ATGGAGACGGTGAGTTCCCGGCAGGTGTACGCCAATCCGTGGATGACGGTCCGCGAGGATGCGATCCGGCGACAGGACGGCTCGGCGGGCACGTACGGCGTCGTGGACAAGCCGAACTACGCGTTGATCATCCCGGCGGACGGGGACCGGCTGCACCTGGTCGAGCAGTTCCGCTATCCGCTCGGCCTCCGACGCTGGGAGTTCCCGCAGGGCACGGCGCCGGACCGTGCAGTGGTGGAGCAGGCGGTGCTCGCCGAGCGGGAGCTGCGGGAGGAGACGGGGCTTCGCGCGGCCAGCATGGTGGAGATCGGCCTGCTCGACGTGGCGCCGGGCCACTCCAGTCAGCGCGGGCGGGTGTATCTCGCGACCGAGCTGACCGAGGGCGAGGCGCAGCGCGAGCACGAGGAACAGGACATGCGAGGCGGGTGGTTCACCCGGACGGAGTTCGAACAGATGATCGCCGAAGGGCTGATCACCGATGCGCAATCGATCGCGGCGTACGCGCTGCTGCTGCTGCACGACCGGCGGGCAGGCGTAATGCCCGCATCGAGCGACGGGCTGCCGGTGAGCCGCACCGATCGACCGGAGTGA
- a CDS encoding F0F1 ATP synthase subunit epsilon has product MAEMSVQLVAVERRLWSGTASFVVAQTIEGEIGILPNHEPLLAQLAEGGLVRITTTSGDVLRAAVHGGFLSVTGDGVSVLAEDADLAAEVNVEQARADLESEDADIRGRAKARLRAAGQAA; this is encoded by the coding sequence GTGGCAGAGATGTCCGTCCAGCTTGTCGCGGTAGAGCGTCGTCTCTGGTCGGGTACGGCGAGCTTCGTCGTGGCCCAGACCATCGAGGGCGAGATCGGCATCCTGCCCAATCACGAACCGCTGCTGGCCCAGCTTGCCGAGGGCGGCCTGGTCCGCATCACCACCACCTCCGGCGACGTCCTCCGCGCCGCGGTGCACGGGGGCTTCCTGTCGGTCACCGGCGACGGGGTGAGCGTGCTCGCCGAGGACGCCGACCTGGCCGCCGAGGTGAACGTGGAGCAGGCTCGCGCCGATCTGGAGAGCGAGGACGCCGACATCCGGGGTCGAGCCAAGGCGAGGCTGCGGGCAGCCGGACAGGCAGCCTGA
- the ehuD gene encoding ectoine/hydroxyectoine ABC transporter permease subunit EhuD: MTGWNWDVFWDSVPALLDGLVVALQATVLGYLIALVLGLGFALLRRSTKLWISVPASIVIEFIRSTPLLVQLFFLFYVLPEVGISFSTLTTAAIGLGVHYATYVSEVYRSGIDGVPVGQWEAARALNLPVRRTWTSVILPQALPRAMPALANYVIAMFKDTPTLVAITVVEMLTVARAIGSETFLYAEPITMAGILYLVTALVMSWLARILERRFGQVRAA, encoded by the coding sequence ATGACCGGATGGAACTGGGACGTGTTCTGGGACTCGGTCCCTGCCCTGTTGGACGGGCTCGTCGTGGCGTTGCAGGCGACGGTGCTCGGGTATCTGATCGCGCTCGTCCTCGGCCTCGGGTTCGCTCTGCTGCGACGCAGCACGAAGCTGTGGATCAGTGTTCCCGCGTCGATCGTCATCGAGTTCATCCGCTCCACCCCGTTGCTGGTGCAGCTCTTCTTCCTGTTCTACGTGCTGCCCGAGGTGGGCATCAGCTTCTCCACCCTGACGACCGCCGCGATCGGACTCGGCGTGCACTACGCCACGTACGTGTCGGAGGTCTACCGCTCGGGCATCGACGGCGTGCCCGTCGGCCAGTGGGAGGCGGCGCGAGCACTGAACCTGCCGGTCAGGCGGACCTGGACCAGCGTGATCCTGCCGCAGGCCCTGCCTCGGGCGATGCCTGCGCTGGCCAACTACGTGATCGCGATGTTCAAGGACACGCCGACGCTCGTCGCCATCACCGTGGTCGAGATGCTGACCGTGGCCCGTGCGATCGGCTCCGAGACGTTCCTCTACGCGGAGCCGATCACCATGGCCGGAATCCTCTACCTGGTGACCGCACTCGTGATGTCCTGGCTCGCCAGGATCCTGGAACGCCGATTCGGTCAGGTCCGAGCCGCGTGA
- a CDS encoding S8 family peptidase — protein sequence MVHHDRRRWAACVSAVTVGLMIGTASVGTAAPDTGGGGTTSASAIPTGTGAAAEAGGSGTGLDEERGGIRAAASPTAIRGSYLVVLPDTLAPESVRTAVDSLIAVYGGKLRHTFEHSVRGFSVELDQVAARLLAADPAVAFVEQNQTVSLTDTQLDPTWGLDRIDQRELPLDQSYTYGNTALSVNAYVIDTGVQPTHVEFDGRAVAAFDAIGDGRDGADCNGHGTHVAGTIGGTEYGVAKEVAIQGVRVLDCGGSGTIEGVLQGIEWVTANAEAPSVANMSLGGGVSEALDAAVAESIASGITYVVAAGNDNEDACNASPARTPTALTVAASDDADVRASFSNLGECVDLFAPGVDITSAWIGADDAINTINGTSMASPHVAGAVALYLEADPDATPGEVAAVTLSWTTSDVITDAGEGTPNRLLYTGG from the coding sequence ATGGTGCACCACGATCGGCGGCGCTGGGCCGCCTGTGTGAGCGCGGTGACGGTCGGGCTGATGATCGGCACGGCGTCGGTCGGCACGGCGGCCCCGGACACTGGAGGCGGGGGGACGACGTCGGCGTCGGCGATCCCGACCGGGACGGGCGCAGCGGCCGAGGCAGGCGGGTCGGGCACCGGCCTCGACGAGGAGCGGGGCGGTATCCGCGCGGCGGCCAGCCCGACGGCGATCCGAGGCAGCTACCTGGTGGTGCTGCCCGACACGCTGGCGCCCGAATCGGTGCGCACCGCCGTCGACTCCCTGATCGCCGTCTACGGCGGGAAGCTGCGGCACACCTTCGAGCACTCCGTGCGCGGCTTCTCCGTCGAGCTCGACCAGGTCGCCGCCCGCCTGCTCGCCGCCGATCCGGCCGTCGCCTTCGTCGAACAGAACCAGACCGTCTCCCTCACCGACACCCAGCTCGACCCCACGTGGGGTCTCGACCGGATCGATCAGCGGGAGCTGCCGCTCGACCAGTCCTACACCTATGGCAACACGGCCCTCTCGGTGAACGCCTACGTGATCGACACCGGTGTCCAGCCGACGCACGTCGAGTTCGACGGCCGGGCCGTCGCCGCCTTCGACGCGATCGGCGACGGTCGGGACGGGGCGGACTGCAACGGCCACGGCACCCATGTGGCGGGCACGATCGGCGGCACCGAATACGGCGTCGCCAAGGAGGTCGCCATTCAGGGCGTGCGGGTCCTCGACTGCGGGGGCTCGGGCACCATCGAGGGCGTGCTCCAGGGCATCGAGTGGGTCACCGCGAACGCCGAGGCGCCCTCGGTGGCGAACATGAGCCTGGGCGGCGGCGTCTCGGAGGCGCTGGACGCGGCGGTCGCCGAGTCGATCGCCAGCGGCATCACCTACGTGGTCGCGGCGGGCAACGACAATGAGGACGCCTGCAACGCCTCGCCCGCGAGGACGCCTACCGCGCTGACCGTGGCCGCCTCCGACGACGCGGACGTCCGGGCGAGCTTCTCCAACCTCGGCGAGTGCGTCGACCTGTTCGCCCCCGGCGTGGACATCACCTCGGCGTGGATCGGCGCCGATGACGCGATCAACACGATCAACGGAACCTCGATGGCCTCGCCGCACGTCGCGGGCGCGGTGGCGCTCTATCTGGAGGCCGACCCGGACGCGACGCCGGGCGAGGTCGCCGCCGTGACCCTCTCGTGGACCACCAGCGACGTGATCACGGACGCGGGCGAGGGCACGCCGAACCGGCTGCTCTACACCGGCGGCTGA